A stretch of Pogona vitticeps strain Pit_001003342236 chromosome 5, PviZW2.1, whole genome shotgun sequence DNA encodes these proteins:
- the LOC144589430 gene encoding uncharacterized protein LOC144589430, whose protein sequence is MPLTRSQIADMSEVKDPQIDQGSEDEFGSVQGDSTGEQNPELRKLLIAQQHELRMRQFEVEERLEREKMEEREREKQRQFELERERMEREERLERERMAFELRKLELVNQNNNNNRDSEGGQLSKADLKKFPVYHKGDCPEVFFSLVERAFVDFSVRETEKMTIMRSLISGSLAEVYAEMPEELMKDFPEFKKLVFARHGINAEQLRQRFRSLTKKPEQTFTQVGAQLVRLLEKWLSQEGTETYEQLKDLIALEQFYSVLQGELKFQVRERKPKSVAAAAEIADFISQIRKPLGEGKSVGKPKETYSKYSQGPGKSQQGGGAHGEGKPSDMKLRPQVLEGKPKQEERESKYARKCYFCQGKGHLISECEKLKQLKGMVPQNSSGTKPKAVFCVQKEQGSVSLREPVAMATQSGTATSADQAEENGPLVEVKRCLLVKTDSQLFETAGVDVGILDRQYRGLRDTCSQVTLCHPDIIPREFIIPNESMKVAGIEGQVISLPVAEVPVNFQGWGGVWRLAISSTLPAAVLVGNDLAEHVKRVLVITRSQATTGTVQGGNDEPETEAEGSSEAVVETLTTDSRFGQEQKADATLQKCFEQVTDAQLTPETPVRFLEKKGILYRETLRNISKGGDGIRSQLVVPEKYRPMILQRGHSDMFAAHLGVKGPLDLIKQDWEQITQDDPQDVVTYIDTLMNDLRRNLELAAENLQAQKVRQKTWYDHKARERRFDPGEEVLWLRPCRENKLQLKWAGPYRVISKMSDLNYLIEQEENQARRVVHVNALKPYYRGEQRVLFAIKAAESEEAELPFWEGRGEVKYNPEEVKISPALTQDQQQELKMLLSKYQQVFSNKPGIVKGVMHRIHTGDAPPQAVSPYRVTGPYRDKVRKELDEMLRENIIVPSSSPWSSPIVLVDKPDGSIRFCVDYRKLNRVTTPDAYPMPRLDNLIETIGGCRFISSLDLVKGYWQLRIDPRDQEKTAFCSPFGLYEF, encoded by the coding sequence atgcccttgactcgaagccagatagcagacatgagtgaagtgaaagacccccagattgaccaaggttctgaggatgaatttggctcagtgcaaggtgacagcacaggagagcagaacccagaacttagaaaattgctcatagcccaacagcatgaactgaggatgaggcaatttgaagtggaggaaaggttagagagagaaaaaatggaggaaagggaaagagagaaacagcggcaatttgaattagagagagagagaatggagagggaggaaagattggagagagagagaatggcgtttgaattaagaaaattggaactggtgaaccagaacaataataacaatagggattctgagggaggccaactgtctaaagctgacctgaagaaattccctgtgtaccacaagggagattgtcctgaggtgttcttttccctagtggaaagagcgtttgtggacttctcagtgagggaaactgagaagatgaccatcatgcgatctttaatcagtggtagcctggctgaggtctatgccgagatgcctgaggaactgatgaaagattttccagagtttaaaaaactggtgtttgccagacatgggataaatgcagagcagctgagacaaagattcaggtccctcacaaaaaaaccagaacagacttttacccaagtgggggcccaattggtgaggctgcttgagaaatggctatcgcaggaagggacagagacctatgagcagctgaaagacttgatagcactggaacagttctattcagtcctgcaaggggaattgaaattccaggtgagggaaaggaaaccgaagtctgtggcagcagccgcagagatcgcagattttatttcccaaataagaaagcccttgggtgaggggaaatctgtaggtaaacccaaagaaacctacagcaagtactctcagggaccagggaaaagccagcaagggggaggggcccatggtgaagggaagccctcagacatgaaactaagacctcaggttttggagggaaaaccaaaacaagaggagagagaatcaaaatacgccagaaaatgttatttctgtcagggaaagggtcatctaatctcagagtgtgagaaattaaagcagctaaaaggaatggtgcctcagaattctagtgggaccaagccaaaagctgtgttctgtgtccagaaagagcaaggctcagtgtcactgagggagcctgttgccatggctactcagtctggaacagctacctctgctgatcaggctgaggaaaatggtcctcttgtggaggtaaaacgctgcttgctggtgaaaacagattctcagttgtttgagacggcaggggtggacgtaggaatacttgaccgtcagtatagggggctgcgggacacttgttcccaggtaaccctgtgccatccagatatcatccctagggagtttataatcccaaatgagagcatgaaggtggcagggattgaggggcaggtaatctctctgccagtagcagaggtacctgtcaactttcaaggctgggggggagtttggcggctagcgatttcatcgactctgccagcagccgtgctcgtgggaaatgacctggctgaacatgtgaaacgggtgctagtgattacacgctcacaagccaccacagggacagttcaggggggtaatgatgagccagagacggaagcagaggggagttcagaagctgtggtggaaaccttaaccacagacagcagatttggacaggagcaaaaggcagacgccactctccaaaagtgttttgaacaggtgactgacgcccagctaacacctgaaaccccagtgagatttctggagaaaaaggggattttatatagagaaaccctgaggaatatctcaaaagggggagatgggatcaggagtcagctagtggtacctgaaaagtatcgccccatgatcttacaaaggggtcactctgacatgtttgctgcacacttaggggtgaaagggccccttgatttgatcaagcaagattgggagcagatcacccaggatgacccacaagacgttgtgacttacatagacaccttgatgaatgacctaaggagaaatctagagctggcagcagaaaacctgcaagctcagaaggtcagacagaaaacatggtatgaccacaaagctagagagaggcgctttgacccaggggaggaagtgctttggcttaggccctgcagagagaataaactgcagctcaaatgggcaggaccatatagggtcatttccaagatgtcagacctgaactacctaatagagcaggaggagaaccaagcaaggagggtggttcatgtgaatgccctaaaaccctactacagaggggaacagagggttttattcgcgataaaagcagctgagagtgaggaagctgaattacccttctgggagggtagaggggaagtaaaatacaacccagaggaggtaaagatcagtcctgcactcacccaagaccagcagcaagaactaaaaatgctgcttagtaaatatcagcaggtgttttccaacaagccggggatagtgaagggagtgatgcatcggatccatacaggggatgcacccccgcaggcagtatccccataccgagtaacgggaccctatagggacaaggtgcggaaggagctggacgagatgcttagggagaacataatcgtcccctcttctagtccttggtcctctccgatagtccttgtggacaagcctgatgggagcattaggttttgtgtcgattacaggaaattaaaccgtgtaaccactcctgatgcctacccaatgcccaggctagacaacctgattgaaaccatagggggttgtcggttcatctcatcgttggacctggtaaagggatattggcaattaagaattgatcccagggatcaagaaaagactgccttttgcagcccttttggtctctatgagttttga